The DNA sequence AAGTCACCAACTCCACGAAGAAGGGAATCCTTGCCGAGGAGGCAGTTCGTCGAACTGAGCAAATGGATCGACTGTTGGAAGATAACAAATCCTTTCAAAATAGATACCTTAGTATAATCCTGAAAATAGCAAACAAATAACGTTGTTACTATTACTGTGCTAGTCACCAATAAAATTGTGATCTCgattttgaatatatttttggATATAATGATGAACTTACGGAAAAACGCAAGCGCATTTTATAAACTAGTTTACATTTCTCGGATAAAGCTCAAGACCTTTACAAATTAGTCTCCGAAATCGGTCCTTTAAATGACCAAAGGCATTCTCAACCACTCGTCGGAACTTGGATATGTGGTAGTTAAACTGCTTTTCCCATGGTGGAGCAGTTGCCAAAAATGGATAGGGCATcattacattttttagagAATCAATATGCCGAATCGCCCAAAATATTAATTGGCACCATGATCCTCTCAATTTCTTTGGCATTAGACTCAAAGATGTTCGATCCATTAATGAGCGTCTTTAGATAGGATTGCTCGTACACTTGAGAACCGTTACACCTGCCTGGAGCACCAACATTTATATATCTAAACCGGTATCTGCCAgttaaatgaaaatacaaataaGGTTGATCCTATAAAACAATCCGTTTGTTACTCACTTAAAGACTACAAAGGCCTAAGAATTACAGAGTACCAGCCCTTGTAGTTATAAAAATCGACAGCGTCATTTTTGGGAGGACTTATTTCTATATGGCATCCATCTGTAATTTAATATacataatataaatatttcagttCGAGGTTTTATACAAGTAAATACGGTATACCTATGGCACCAAAGCATTAAGGAAATCCGAGAGCATACAACCCTGTCCCGTTCTCCTCAACATTCTCCTGGGTTAAGAAGGCTGCAGGAAGATATTTTGGTGCTAACTTCCGCCATGCCTCATTGCAAAATTCGTGCAGTATATTGTTGATGGTGCAACAACAAACTAAAGCATTTCTGCTCATCCGAAAATTTTCCTTGCCCAACCTTTCAACAGCAATGGGGAAATCATTTGACGCAGAAAGCATTCCACTTGCTATTGCTGAAATTATGTTTTTCTTTCCGTTGTAATCCATTTTATTTTCGGAGCAATCGACGTTTCAGTTTGTTTATGCCGATCAGCTCTTGTCTTAACCGATTCTCTGTGTGAACAAGAATGCGCTTAAAGCTGCAACAGCGATTTTTAAGCGGCTGTGTGCATAGGCtattagccgatctgagtactggGCTTAAGGGGCATACTGATATTTTTAAGTATCTGGCTTGATAATAATAAGTCTTTCATACTGTTTGTGTGGCGGAAGACAGTGCAGAGCTATTCACTATGCCCGCTTAATGGGAAGCTGCTGACCACTGCAttttttttgaccaaaatatACAACTCAAAGACAAAGCAACTTGAAGATGTatcgtttttaaatttaatttttaataataaaatatatttattattgaataaATCCATACAATAACTCATCATTTTAATGAATGATGCAGAACAACATGATAACTAATCCATCAGTAATCGTGTACAcgtaaaaatcaaaaagaccTGAACAATTGTATAGTTCATGTTGTATAGTTCATATAATAACTATGTTATTTCTTATAGATATTTCCCTCATCGATCCACGCCAGCAGCAATGTGTCATGTAACACGACAAGGTAGCGTACTATTTAAACGGTCCTGTATACTGATCATGATGCAAGAATTTTGCATCATGATTAGTAATCATGTCCGTTCAGCAAAACTATCGTAGGAATTCCATCCGTGATCAGGTATCATGTTGTTCTGCTGAACGCGGCCATtatcatatcatattattTGCAATTTTTCGATGTGCTCTGTGGGAATTTCAGCTGTTTCACACGGATGGAAAGAGCATATAAGTTACCATTGCGCTTTGGACAGGTATATTTCAGCCGACCCGCCATGGTCCCTTTTTTTACTATTCTTTTTGTATATATAGAGGCGCGCCTATGTCGAGtcaaatttaaatcaattgcAGTGGTCACGCAGGGAAACAATTAGAAGCACGATGGCCGAGCTTCCGAATGAACTCAAGCAGTTATTTGCGTAAGTAGAACAGATTATATTGGGTGGGGACGCAGAGCTGAGTTCAGTGTGTGCATCACATTCtgtacacatacatacatactttcTAGTAAATGTGCGTTTgtagttatatatatttgtttatctTTGCAATGAAATTTAAAGTTTTCTGATAAGGGCTGCTATAAAAAACAGCACGTTTATTTGCGAATTTCTTACTGGAAACCATACATCTTCAATATTATATTAGTAATTACATATTTCTAAACAAAGCTCGTAGTTtcataacaaaaacaaacctAATCCTATATTAGCCGTTCAACTACTATTCGGACAGCGGAAaaacttatgaaaataaattacgaAAATGTTAGTACTTTGTTGCGAATCTTTTGATCTCTATGACAGCCTGCAGACTATAAGGAATCTATTTTACCAAGTTTGCGCacacttttaattaaatagaGTTCCACGAAAGAGTATGAATCTGCATATACTATGTTTATGGTTTCATGATTTCTTAAAAGagtgaaataaaatttgcCCCTGATTAACTCAAAGGTGTGAGCGATTATTAAAccgattattttttttcattcgCATGCataatatcttttttttaccGTCAAAATAATACATGAAGGCTAAATTCCATTGACacggaataaaaaaaatatttgttaaatgtaaggcttttaaaagtatttatatcGATATGGCATTTCTAATAATTATATAGAGTTACCAGAGGTTTATTGTCACCATATCACGCTTTGAGgttgaattcatagtcaaTTTTCGTGTTGTCGAAATCTCGAAAcggtgtttatgcacacacgaaaTCGGTCTATTTCAAGAAATGAATGCGTGAAACTGCCATCGCATAAACGCAGTAATAGAGACCGAGTGAGCATgttctatttttagaaatagATGGCAGGCCAATACATTTTGGAAAAAATGAATTTGTGAGATTTTGGTAGGGCGAGAGCCAAGAATTTTAAAAGCCGAAAGATTTTATTGCACAGTGCTTTCAACTCAGTCAATGGTCGTGCGTGTTAAAAAGCGTTGATTAGCGATGTGCATATGTATGTAAATGGGGGATCGGCCCTCGTAGAGGGCAGAACTTATTTTgtaatattgtaattttttctttaattatgaattgaaatatttgctttttatacccttgcagattgtataatgatttcagtcagaagtttgcaacgcagtgaaggggacgtttctgaccccataaagtatatatattcttgatcgagccatgtccgtctgtccgtctgtctgtctgtccggatgaacgctgagagcttggaaactataagagctaggctattgagattaggcgtgcagattcctgagcttcttacgcagcgcaagtttgttttagcagagtgccacgcccactctaacgcccacaaaccgcccaaaactgtggctcctacagttttgatgctagaatacaaattttaactgaaatgtattgttctcatcaatacctatcgattgatcaaaaaaaaagtttaccacgcccacttttacgcccacaaacttcaaaaaatcgtaagtatgaaagtggatatctcggaaactatcaaggatagagaattgggatctcagatttagattttaGCCTTGTGCggagcgcaagtttgttacgcgaatatgccacgcccactctaacgcccacaaaccgcccaagcctgtggcgcccacaattttcatgctagatacaaaattttaactaacactctaacgcccataacgcttaaatctgtctaccgccgataggtggcgcatttcaatctcgctttgctgcttgcatatctccatttccctttggtccctttagctgagtaacgggtatctgatagtcgaggaactcgactatagcgttcttccttgttttaatattaCTAGTTTGTGGGTTATGTGGTTAAAGTCCCATTGACATGAAATTTGTGGGATGTGGGTCCCATGCTTTTCCTTATCAATATTTCAAGTTTTGCGGCTACAATTTCCTTGGTTTAGTTTATGCCAAACAATCGGCCATTCTATCCACGGCCCCAAACACCATTACCTAACACATGAGCTGAGTCGTATATTGTTTTAGTTTAGAACAGATAACATCATTTCTGTCAGCCTGATACAAGCGTAATAAACCGCGTTCGCTTTTCAGCTTTGTGGACGGAAAAAGAGGAGATTACATCGACGCCCTTAAAACCGTTGTGGGAATTCAGTCCGTTTCAGCTTGGCCAGAAAAGCGAGGAGAGATTGATCGCATGGTAGAATGGACTGCAGATCGGCTCAGGACCCTGGGCTCTGAAGTAGAACTGGCGGATGTGGGTCAACAAACCTTGCCGAGTGGTCAAATAATCCCTCTGCCAAAGGTCCTGCTCGGAACTCTGGGCAAGGACGCCTCCAAGAAGACAGTGTTGGTATACGGCCATTTGGATGTGCAGCCTGCTCTGAAGGAAGACGGGTGGAACACCAATCCCTTTGAGCTCACAGAGGTAGATGGAAAGTTGTTAGGACGGGGGGCGTCCGATGACAAGGGACCTGTGCTGTGCTGGATCCATGCTATTGAGGCTTACATGAAGCTTAATATTCCGCTGCCACTAAACGTGAAGTTTGTTTTTGAAGGGATGGAAGAGAGCGGTAGCGAAGGCCTCGACGACTTGTTAATGGAACGCAAAAACGATTTCCTTGCCGATGTTGATTATGTCTGCATTTCCGACAACTACTGGCTAGGGAAGAAGCGCCCTTGCCTAACATACGGGCTCCGTGGACTGGCATACTTCCAAGTGGAGGTGGAATGCTCAAATAAAGATTTGCACAGTGGAGTTTTTGGGGGAACCGTCCACGAAGCTATGCCGGATCTATGTCACTTGCTCAGCGTTCTTGTCGACAAGGACACAAAAATCCTGGTCCCTGGAGTGGATCGTGATGTTAGTATTGTGTATAAGT is a window from the Drosophila subpulchrella strain 33 F10 #4 breed RU33 unplaced genomic scaffold, RU_Dsub_v1.1 Primary Assembly Seq18, whole genome shotgun sequence genome containing:
- the LOC119559155 gene encoding cytosolic non-specific dipeptidase-like, with the protein product MAELPNELKQLFAFVDGKRGDYIDALKTVVGIQSVSAWPEKRGEIDRMVEWTADRLRTLGSEVELADVGQQTLPSGQIIPLPKVLLGTLGKDASKKTVLVYGHLDVQPALKEDGWNTNPFELTEVDGKLLGRGASDDKGPVLCWIHAIEAYMKLNIPLPLNVKFVFEGMEESGSEGLDDLLMERKNDFLADVDYVCISDNYWLGKKRPCLTYGLRGLAYFQVEVECSNKDLHSGVFGGTVHEAMPDLCHLLSVLVDKDTKILVPGVDRDVAPELKNEQAIYENIDFQVSEYMKDIGVDQLPHNGDKTRLLQARWRYPSLSIHGIEGAFYEPGAKTVIPKKVIGKFSLRLVPDQDPKHIEECVSKYLSDKWTERGSPNKMKVTMLSAGKPWTEDPSHPHYEAAKRAIRHVFNVEPDMTREGGSIPVTLTLQEATGKNVILVPVGACDDGAHSQNEKIDVYNYLEGTKLLGAYLHEVGKL